The stretch of DNA GGGTCGTCGGCTGTACGAGCGGGTCGTCGACGCCGCCGTCGCGATGTTCCGGGAACACCTCCCCACGCTGCGCGACGGCGACGTCCACCGACTCGCGACGCCACAGTCCGCCTACGGCGGACCGCGGTACGACACCGACCGCGACGGGCTCGACTCCGAGCGGGCGATCGACCCCGGCTCGCTCGCCGACGCCGACGAGCGGACCCGACTCGCGGTGTACGACCGAGTCCGGGCGTTCGACTTCCCGCCGTTCCCGCCCGCGTACACCACTCTCTCCGGGCGGCGGGTCCAGCTGACCGTCGCCTCGTACGCGGAGCTGGTCGGTGAGTTGCCCGTCGACGAGTCGACCGGATCGGTGCCGTCCCGGGTCGTCGAGCGCTGATCCCGCGACGTGCGTGACCGCACCGAACTGGCGACCAGCAGCGTCAAAAAGTATATGTATCTGGTACGTAAGATGAGTTTCGTATGGAGATATGTCACGGCGGTGGGGAGCCGGACGCGTCGGCTGACTCCTCGGAGTCGGTCAGTACGATCGTGGCACGAGAGCTCGCTGCGACGATGGGGCGACGACCGACGGCGACGACGCCGCTCGCGGAGTCGGTCGACCCGGACGCGATGGACGAGCTGTTCGCGGCAAGCGACACCGAGCTGGAGATCGCGTTCGAACACGACGGCTACCTCGTACGCGTCTCCGAGGATCGGGTGTCGGTCAGCCCCACCGAATAGGCCGGAAAGCTCGACTTTCGTCGGACTAACCCCAGGATTACGAAGTCGCTGGAGTATCGAGTGGGCGGTATGAGCGGGCACCTCACCTCCGACGAGTGGCGTCGCATCACCGAGTTCGCGGAGACGCCGAAGCACCGCCGACAACCCGAGCAGTTGCTCCCCGAGCGGGCCGTCGAGCGCGAGGACGGGCCGGAGTGAACTACAGCATATTCTCGGCCTCGATCGTCTCCCAGACGTCCTTTCCCTCGTCCGTCACGCCGTAAACACGGCCCTTCCGTCGATCTTCGGAGACGAGCAGCGTGACCAGATCCGAGTCGCGGAGTTCCTGCAACGCCCGCGAGACGTGTGCGATGCTGAGATCCGTCTCGTCGGCGATGAGCGACGGCGTCGCGGGTCCCTCGGCCAACCGGCGAAGCGTGGCGATGCGATAGCGGGAGCTGATGACGTAGCTGATCTCGTCCCACTGGTCGGGGTCGCTCATCCGCACACCCCGTTCGGATAGTCGGCGGCCAGCGGCGGCCGCGGACCGGTCGGGTCCCGGAGCGGCCGGCGATAGCCGGGACGGCCGCGTGACCGTCTCGGTCGTGCTCTCGGGTGCGGACGGACGAGTCCGGGCGGTACAGAGGATCGGTGTCGTCGTGGATGGGTTCGTTCGATCATCTCAGTTCCGGTGGTGGCGTCTGCAGACTGTCGCGTTCGGCTGATCGTCGAGGTGCCACTAGTCGTGCGGTGACGGGTCACGTCCCCTTTGTTACGACTTACATATCACCCGTTGTGCCGCGACCGACGGGACGAGCGCGGGTCGTGGCGGCGTCGACCGCTCCGTCTCGCCGA from Haloarcula litorea encodes:
- a CDS encoding HalOD1 output domain-containing protein, with product MEICHGGGEPDASADSSESVSTIVARELAATMGRRPTATTPLAESVDPDAMDELFAASDTELEIAFEHDGYLVRVSEDRVSVSPTE
- a CDS encoding ArsR/SmtB family transcription factor — its product is MSDPDQWDEISYVISSRYRIATLRRLAEGPATPSLIADETDLSIAHVSRALQELRDSDLVTLLVSEDRRKGRVYGVTDEGKDVWETIEAENML